CGACATGCACGGCGCCTATGCGAAGCTGGGCCTGGAGCGTGACACGCCCGGCTTCGGCGTCTTCATCTCCGGGCCCTCGAAGACGGCCGACATCGAGCGCGCGCTGGTGATCGGTGCGCAGGGCCCGCGGTCGCTGGTGGTCGTCATCACACCGCCGTAGGGGCGACGCATGCGTCGCCCCTACGAAAATCGACACTAGCCCGCTGCAAGGATATCCCATTTCGTACGGGCGACGCACGCGTCGCCCCTACCATCTCAATCCCACCTTGAAGCCGACGTCCACCGCCGGCCCGCGCGGCGCGAGGTCCTCGGTGATGCCGATCTGGACCTCAGGCCATCCCTGCTTGAAGTTGACCAGCCCCCCGCATCGAGCGTCACGTCGCGCCCGTCGACCGACGCCCAGCCAGTCTCCTTCCAGTTCGCCGTCTGGAAGGCGATCGTGGCGAAGAGGGACTGACTCCCGGAGAAGCGCCAGCGACTGCCAATGAGCCCGCCGAGGAAGGCGCTCTTCTGGTAGGCCGCAAGGGCGCCCTGCGTCGGGGTCCAGCCGGCAGAGAGGCCGGCGTCGACAATGATCCGATCGCTCTCCGCCAACCGTGAGGTGAAGGAGCCCGCGATGCCGACCGACTTGCGCCCCCAACCTTCCCCAGAGGCCGTCGCCGTGGGCAGCGTGACGGTGCCGACCAGCTGGGACCGCCCGAAGCGCCGGCCGGCGCTGAGCCGGAGGTCGCCGAGGAAGGTGCCGGGGCGGGAGCGGTCGATGACGCGGCCGTCAGGGGAGGGTCTGCGTCCAGCCGAAGGTGTCCTCGGGACGCCGGTTGCGCGCGGGCACCGGCAGCCCGATCAGGTCGTGATACCAGTTGAGGAAGGCGTCGAGCTTTCCATCGTAGCCGCCACGCACGGAGAGATCCGCCATGAGAAACGCCCTCGGCGACAGATCCCTCGTCACCCACAGGTCCATCTGCAGCAGTTCCGCGTCAAACAGGTATTCTCGGCGGTCAACCGATGTCCCCGTCTCGATCACATTGCTGTAGTCGGTGACCAACCGCACCCGCCACCCCGGCGCCGCCCCAACGATCGGCTGCGCGTAGAGCGGTGAGCGGGCGGCAATGATCGGATTGACCGGAACGAACGGCGGCAAATCCTGGGCGGCAACCGGCACCGCGGCGAGGAAGAGCGCGAAGGCAGGGAGGAGGCGCATCCCGGAAAGGTAGCGCCGCACGGCTATACTCTAGGAATGCGCCCCGCCACCCGCATCGCCCTCCTCGCGACCCTCGCTATCGCCGTCGCCCACCTCGGCGACCAGTACGCCTGGCTCCACCTCGGCAAGCCGGGCGTCTACGACAACGACTTCGGCCGGATGCTGCGGATCGTCGGCTACCTCCCGCTCTGGATCCTGATGGCGGTCGCCGTCTGGCTGCACACGAGCGATCGCCGCACCGCCCTGCTGATCGGCGGCATGCCGGCGCTCGGCGGACTGGCGGCAGAGGTGGCCAAGATCCTGCTGCGTCGAGAACGGCCCAAGTTGCACGATGGCGCCTACTATTTCCGGCCGTTCAACGACCACTTCTGGTCCACCCGCGATATCGGCCTCCCCTCGTCACACGCCTTCGTGGCGTTCAGTGGCGCCTGGATCCTCTGCCGACTCTACCCCAAAGGGTGGCCGGTCTGGGTCGGGCTGGCGGCAGGGTGCGCGCTGACGCGCGTGCAAGCCGAAGCGCACTTCCTCTCGGATGTGACGGTGGCGGCAGTGCTGGCGTACGGGATGGTGGCGTGGTGCTGGGCCAGATGGGGTGCCCCACCAGTGTCATCCTGAGCGAAGCCCGCGTAGCGGGCGTAGTCGAAGGACCTCTTTCCCAAGGACAGGGAGAGAGGTCCTTCGACTACGCAGCCGTTCCGGCTGCTCCGCTCAGGATGACACGCCTCAGCGCCCGACCCCGTGAACCTTGGCGTCGGGCATCGCCTCGGGGTGCATCGCCAGGTCAAAGGCAATGAAGAGCATCTTCGAGAACGGATAGAGCACCAGCGGCGCGATCACCATCAATGCCGGCGCACCAAACTGCAGGAAGCTCCACGGCGGGTTCGGCCAGCTCCGGACGATGATCACCGCCATCGCGATGAAGAGCGTCACTTCCGAGGCCACCAGATTCAGCAGATTGGCGCCGACCCGATTCCCTGACGCCAGGGAGTAGCCGCAGTGCGGGCAATCCTGGATCATCTGGACCCAGTAACGAAAGAGCCCACCCCCGCCGCAGTGAGGACAGCGGAGTCGCAGGGCCCGCGTGATGATGGTGGTGCGTCGATCCATCCGGACAACTTAATGGGAAGCGGGCGGCCGCAGTGTCGTGATGCGCAGCGTCCCAGGCGCGACCGGCTCGCTCGGGAGTGCGGGGCTCGAGGAATTGGGGGCGAGGGCAACCGCGAGGCTGATCTGCTCGAGTCGGGGAAGCCCCCGAACCAGCAGGGCGCTCTGCGTGCCAGCATCCGCGAGCGGGCCGAAGGTCGCCTCCCACACGAGCTGCTCCAGCGGCGCCCCGATCAAGGCCCGAGCCGTGGCCTCGATCGGGAGCAGCGGGAATTCGCCGCGCTCGATGCCGTGGCGAAGGGCGCGCTCGAGCGAGAGTCGGCCCCTCGTTAGTAGTTCTGTCTCATACAACGTCACCACGTCCGGGAACAGTGGCGCCTCGCGCATCACCAGGATCGCCACCCGCCGCGGCCCCGGCTCCTGCAAGACCGCCTCCCACCGACTGAGCAACAACGCCACGACCTCGCGCGCCGTCATCGTGCCATACGCCTCGGCGATATCCCGGCCCCGGCTCCAACTCGAGTCGAGGTGCCGCTCCACCACGGCCCGAAAGATCGCCTCCTTCGACGGGAAGTAGCGGTAGACCGTCCCCACCGTCACGCCGGCCGCTCGGGCAATCTCCTCGATCTTGGCCGCAGCAAAGCCAGCCCGGTAAAACTGCTCGAGGGCAGCATCCAGGAGCTCATTGGGACGCTCGGCGGCACGGCGATTGAATTTGGCCATGTAGGTAAATGGTCACTTATTTAGCGTGGAGTCAAGCACGAAGGTG
The Gemmatimonadota bacterium DNA segment above includes these coding regions:
- a CDS encoding DUF3187 family protein, encoding MRLLPAFALFLAAVPVAAQDLPPFVPVNPIIAARSPLYAQPIVGAAPGWRVRLVTDYSNVIETGTSVDRREYLFDAELLQMDLWVTRDLSPRAFLMADLSVRGGYDGKLDAFLNWYHDLIGLPVPARNRRPEDTFGWTQTLP
- a CDS encoding phosphatase PAP2 family protein, encoding MRPATRIALLATLAIAVAHLGDQYAWLHLGKPGVYDNDFGRMLRIVGYLPLWILMAVAVWLHTSDRRTALLIGGMPALGGLAAEVAKILLRRERPKLHDGAYYFRPFNDHFWSTRDIGLPSSHAFVAFSGAWILCRLYPKGWPVWVGLAAGCALTRVQAEAHFLSDVTVAAVLAYGMVAWCWARWGAPPVSS
- a CDS encoding DUF983 domain-containing protein yields the protein MDRRTTIITRALRLRCPHCGGGGLFRYWVQMIQDCPHCGYSLASGNRVGANLLNLVASEVTLFIAMAVIIVRSWPNPPWSFLQFGAPALMVIAPLVLYPFSKMLFIAFDLAMHPEAMPDAKVHGVGR
- a CDS encoding TetR/AcrR family transcriptional regulator; this encodes MAKFNRRAAERPNELLDAALEQFYRAGFAAAKIEEIARAAGVTVGTVYRYFPSKEAIFRAVVERHLDSSWSRGRDIAEAYGTMTAREVVALLLSRWEAVLQEPGPRRVAILVMREAPLFPDVVTLYETELLTRGRLSLERALRHGIERGEFPLLPIEATARALIGAPLEQLVWEATFGPLADAGTQSALLVRGLPRLEQISLAVALAPNSSSPALPSEPVAPGTLRITTLRPPASH